The following coding sequences are from one Candidatus Melainabacteria bacterium RIFOXYA2_FULL_32_9 window:
- a CDS encoding tRNA (N(6)-L-threonylcarbamoyladenosine(37)-C(2))-methylthiotransferase MtaB, giving the protein MKKVAINTLGCKANQLESSILADDLVKYGFEVVKFNEIADFYIINTCSVTGKSDNNSRYYIRQAKRRNPAARIIVTGCYAQVAAEEIRQLEDVNLIIGNTEKQNLVELLNNNELFDDSEPQILVSDIMQEKEFKDKKVLSASGRTRANIKIQDGCNFRCSYCIVPYARGNSRSNNLNDILEQVELITGQGFQELVLSGIHLGQWGLDLKPKSSLANLIKEIEQVEGLKRFRLSSIDPIEFTDDLIETLINSKKFCRHLHISLQSGNNEILKLMRRRYSVEYYSDLINNLTKNIPNLAIGSDIIVGFPGETDEFFNDTYKNLENLPISYIHVFTYSKRKGTPAAEMENQIPQGIKKIRNNMLTELAAGKNLEFRKSQLNQELEVLIELTRDKKTGLLKGRSDNYIPVLINGKDDLKNKLIKIVITEIDQVTTKGEILI; this is encoded by the coding sequence ATGAAAAAAGTTGCTATAAATACTCTTGGGTGTAAGGCTAATCAGCTAGAATCATCGATTTTAGCTGATGATCTTGTGAAATATGGATTTGAAGTAGTTAAATTTAATGAAATTGCCGATTTTTATATAATAAATACTTGTTCAGTAACTGGAAAAAGTGATAATAATTCAAGATACTACATAAGACAAGCAAAAAGAAGAAATCCTGCTGCTAGAATTATCGTTACAGGATGCTATGCGCAAGTTGCGGCAGAGGAAATAAGACAATTAGAAGATGTGAATTTAATTATAGGTAATACTGAAAAGCAGAACTTGGTAGAATTACTAAATAATAACGAATTATTTGATGATTCTGAACCACAAATACTAGTTTCAGATATTATGCAGGAAAAAGAATTTAAAGATAAAAAGGTTTTATCAGCATCAGGCAGGACAAGAGCAAATATTAAAATTCAGGATGGTTGTAATTTCAGATGTTCTTACTGTATAGTCCCTTATGCAAGAGGTAATAGTAGAAGTAACAATCTTAATGATATTCTTGAGCAGGTTGAATTAATAACAGGACAAGGATTTCAGGAATTGGTTCTGTCAGGAATTCATCTTGGTCAATGGGGACTTGATTTAAAGCCTAAAAGTTCATTAGCTAATCTTATAAAAGAAATAGAGCAGGTTGAAGGGCTAAAAAGATTCCGCCTTAGTTCTATTGATCCTATTGAATTTACTGATGATTTAATAGAAACATTGATTAATTCAAAGAAATTTTGCCGTCACTTGCATATTTCTCTGCAAAGTGGAAATAATGAAATTTTAAAACTTATGCGCAGACGTTATAGCGTTGAATATTATAGTGATTTAATAAATAATTTGACCAAAAATATTCCAAATCTGGCAATAGGTAGTGATATTATAGTTGGATTTCCGGGAGAAACAGATGAGTTTTTTAATGATACTTATAAAAATCTGGAAAATCTACCTATTAGCTATATTCATGTTTTTACATATTCCAAAAGAAAAGGGACACCAGCAGCTGAAATGGAGAATCAAATTCCACAGGGAATAAAGAAAATCAGAAATAATATGTTGACTGAACTTGCAGCAGGAAAAAACCTGGAATTCAGGAAAAGTCAGCTTAATCAGGAATTAGAAGTACTTATTGAGCTGACACGTGATAAAAAAACAGGTTTATTGAAAGGCCGAAGTGATAATTATATACCTGTTTTGATTAATGGCAAGGATGATCTAAAGAACAAATTGATAAAGATAGTAATTACTGAAATAGACCAGGTTACTACAAAAGGAGAAATTTTAATATAA